One window from the genome of Nicotiana sylvestris chromosome 9, ASM39365v2, whole genome shotgun sequence encodes:
- the LOC138877927 gene encoding uncharacterized protein, producing MRSMEQSLKSIQGSSGQKSVSYADLCMFPHVHLPLGFKTPKFEKYDGHGDPTAHLKRYCNQLRGAGGKEELLMAYFGESLVAIASEWYMDQDMSRWYIWDDLARDFVRQFQYNVDIAPDRNSLTNLKKKPSENFREYAVKWREQASRVKPPMDEIEMVTVFLQAQEPDYFQNMMSAMGKPFAEAIKIGDMVEHGLKTGRILSQASIRATSQAIQGGSGGMAKNRTREETTMAASWGRRYRALRPVFSEITPQHYYPHSDMVYAPPLYVVMNAQPFSQPQPHANRNQPPFQRNQPSHQNHYNPRPSQNNFRPREPPRRPNYTPIGEPYSTLFPKLVQINLLQPIPPNGQNPESPSYQRGVRCAYHSGVEGDDTNNCWTLKQAVKNLLEQGIIVLKDEDVPNVTNNPLPAHNNGPMIGMICEDKEFDPALKAIITIANAERKPKATPKQEKGKRRVKSPRLNRKRKLMYPTRPMWYGDDQTTSVE from the coding sequence atgaggagtatggaacagagtctcaaaagcatacaaggatcgagcggacagaaaagtgtatcctatgccgatTTATGTATGTTCCCTCATGTACACCTtccattgggattcaaaaccccaaaattcgagaagtacgatgggcatggtgatcctactGCTCATCTCAAAAGATATTGCAATCAGTTGCGAGGagccggtggaaaggaagaactactcatggcctatttcggagaaagtctggttgccatcgcatctgagtggtacatggaccaggatatGTCTCGCTGGTacatctgggatgatcttgctagagatttcgtcaggcagttccagtacaacgttgatattgctccagataggaactctctgacaaatctaaagaagaaaccctcagaaAATTTCAGAGAATATGCAGTTAAGTGGCGCGAACAAGCTTCAAGAGTGAAACCTCcaatggacgagatagaaatggtcactgtcttcctgcaagcccaagagcccgattactttcagaacatgatgtcggccatgggaaaacCTTTTGCAGAGGCCATCAAAATTGGTGACATGGTAGAACACGGTTTAAAAACAGGTAGGATTTTAAGTCAGGCATCCATTAGAGCAACCTCTCAAGCCatccaaggcgggtctggaggaatggcaaaGAATAGGACAAGAGAAGAAACAACCATGGCAGCATCATGGGGAAGACGATACCGGGCCCTTAGACCTGTGTTCTCTGAAATAACCCCTCAACACTACTATCCTCATTCTGATATGGTCTATGCTCCACCACTTTATGTGGTTATGAATGCTCAACCTTTCAGCCAACCGCAACCACATGCTAACAGAAATCAACCTCCATTCCAAAGAAACCAGCCTTCTCACCAAAACCACTATAATCCTCGACCTTCCCAGAATAacttccgtcctcgggaaccacccaggagacccaactatacaccaatcggtgaaccctactccaccttgttccctaagcttgtccagatAAATTTGCTGCAGCCCATACCCCCAAACGGGCAAAACCCGgaatcaccatcatatcagcggggtgtcaggtgtgcataccattcaggggtagaaggggaCGATACAAACAattgttggacattgaaacaagcggtAAAGAATTTGCTAGAGCAAGGGATAATTGTGTTGAAAGATGAGgatgtcccaaatgtgaccaataatccgctgcccgctcacaacaacgggccgatgatcgggatgatttgtgaagacaaagaatttgatccgGCGCTTAAGGCCATAATTACTATTGCTAATGCAGAAAGGAAGCCCAAGGCAACCCCAAAGCAAGAGAAAGGGAAAAGAAGAGTAAAATCACCGAGATTGAACcggaaaagaaaattgatgtaTCCAACCAGGCCTATGTGGTATGGGGACGATCAAACCACCTCGGTTGAATGA